From a single Novipirellula caenicola genomic region:
- a CDS encoding secretin N-terminal domain-containing protein has protein sequence MNHSRTRRCSRIRLLPAALMAVPLLSTALLSPLVAEELTAQESATQEPLPQETEMSGSATSTDAGLSNSGPSDSSATAAAPITAPVSSAEPAIEINETIDPPLGDGMVRFSFEGVPWREVIRWIADEAGLALHFGDLPPGSFTYTDPTVFTHQQAIDRINLFLLSEGFTLVRSDQLLSVINLSDPRSLQQLDVLAKLISVEELASANEHHVVKCMFSLGDIDAEQAVQELSALKLMSTPAILSRTNQLMITDTVAKLRNVQAVLSAFEPADAMKDGTVVKSFSLEHVEAEDILVVARPHLGLATDEMIGIDVSISADLEGKNLFVTGLEDKVKLIEGLVNAIDKPKASMTTETGDMVLKSHLVEGGNVETVYNVLQTLLAGKQVRLSVDETARSVVALASPAVQTEIAATVAQLQASEADFEVIQLKTVDPYFAISLLEQMLDLPDPLDDPKTIDPDAPKIDADPGNMRLFVRAKRPQIDQIKKIVSGLEVNGDVTHSEQTRVFPLRGSRAEQLLETATKFWRRSNPIIMYPAIAPNEKTKTERVLHDEESHEERTTQPELNEQSFASAPAANARVSSPRTHSARVLTATTSNQANAIRCQLTPRGVLMQSDDPEALNEFESHLRSIAGVIDTPPVTPIVFYLKHTKPDDALRMLGELLDGGDAAKEAQAGTLVNGYVSGGYSGGLASSFVTSNDGTTTMMSGTITIVADSRLNRLIAQGTASDIDIIEDYLKIIDKDQSITSIETYGTSNVIELVNTKASEVAEAIREAYAGRIMSDKSKGDAGGSAASVAAQRAAEAKQAAAAKKGLKTPDSKPERDLEPKMTVAVHEASNSLIVTAPRDLFNEVEKLAKQIDARGEQTIEVITPMNSEVFGELLHQVILGEGNSRSSSSRSRSSR, from the coding sequence ATGAATCACTCACGGACTCGACGTTGCTCACGGATCCGGTTGTTGCCTGCGGCCCTAATGGCGGTTCCGCTGCTATCGACCGCGTTGCTGTCGCCGCTGGTGGCCGAGGAATTGACGGCCCAAGAATCTGCAACGCAGGAACCGTTGCCCCAGGAAACCGAAATGTCTGGATCGGCAACCTCAACCGATGCGGGCTTATCCAATTCCGGCCCATCCGATTCGAGCGCAACAGCCGCAGCACCGATTACCGCCCCAGTCTCCTCTGCCGAACCGGCGATCGAGATAAACGAGACGATCGATCCGCCGCTTGGCGACGGCATGGTCCGTTTTTCGTTCGAGGGGGTGCCTTGGCGTGAAGTCATCCGCTGGATCGCCGACGAAGCGGGGTTGGCTTTGCATTTCGGTGACCTGCCGCCGGGCAGTTTCACCTACACCGACCCGACCGTATTTACACATCAGCAAGCGATCGATCGCATCAATCTGTTCTTATTGTCCGAGGGCTTCACGTTGGTCCGTAGCGACCAATTGCTTTCGGTGATCAATTTGAGCGACCCGCGAAGTTTGCAGCAGCTCGATGTGTTGGCAAAGTTGATCAGCGTCGAAGAGCTTGCGAGTGCCAACGAACACCACGTCGTCAAGTGTATGTTCTCGCTCGGCGACATTGATGCCGAACAAGCCGTTCAGGAGTTGTCGGCATTAAAGTTGATGTCGACACCTGCGATTTTGTCTCGCACCAATCAATTGATGATCACCGACACGGTAGCCAAGTTACGCAACGTCCAAGCGGTGCTGAGCGCATTCGAACCGGCCGATGCGATGAAAGACGGAACGGTCGTCAAGAGTTTTTCGCTTGAGCACGTCGAAGCCGAAGACATCTTGGTGGTCGCTCGTCCTCACTTGGGTCTGGCAACTGACGAGATGATTGGAATTGACGTCAGTATCTCTGCCGACCTGGAAGGCAAAAACCTGTTCGTGACCGGTTTGGAAGACAAAGTCAAATTGATCGAAGGGCTGGTCAATGCGATCGATAAACCCAAAGCCAGCATGACCACCGAAACCGGCGACATGGTGCTGAAATCGCATCTGGTCGAAGGTGGAAATGTGGAAACGGTCTACAATGTCCTGCAAACGCTGCTGGCGGGAAAACAAGTCCGGCTGTCGGTCGACGAAACCGCTCGCAGTGTCGTCGCTCTGGCATCGCCTGCGGTGCAAACCGAAATTGCAGCCACCGTGGCTCAGCTGCAAGCATCAGAAGCCGACTTCGAAGTCATTCAACTGAAGACCGTTGATCCCTATTTCGCGATTAGCTTGCTTGAGCAAATGCTCGACCTTCCCGATCCGTTGGATGATCCGAAAACCATCGATCCAGACGCGCCGAAAATCGACGCCGACCCAGGCAACATGCGTTTGTTTGTGCGAGCCAAACGACCGCAAATCGATCAGATCAAAAAGATCGTCTCGGGGCTCGAAGTCAACGGCGATGTGACTCACAGCGAACAAACCCGCGTGTTTCCGCTGCGAGGCTCTCGTGCGGAACAGCTGCTCGAAACCGCGACCAAGTTTTGGCGCCGATCGAACCCGATCATCATGTACCCAGCAATCGCTCCAAACGAGAAAACCAAAACCGAGCGAGTTTTACACGACGAGGAATCTCACGAAGAGCGGACGACGCAGCCCGAGTTGAACGAGCAATCGTTTGCGTCGGCTCCTGCTGCCAATGCTCGGGTCAGCTCGCCTCGAACCCACTCTGCTCGTGTTTTGACTGCGACGACGTCCAATCAAGCGAACGCGATTCGTTGCCAATTGACTCCGCGGGGTGTGTTGATGCAGTCCGACGATCCCGAAGCGCTCAACGAATTCGAATCGCACCTGCGTAGCATTGCCGGGGTCATCGATACACCGCCGGTGACTCCGATTGTGTTCTATCTAAAACACACCAAACCCGACGATGCGTTGCGAATGCTGGGCGAACTGCTCGATGGAGGCGACGCTGCCAAAGAGGCTCAAGCGGGCACGTTGGTCAACGGCTATGTTTCGGGCGGATACTCGGGCGGATTGGCAAGCAGCTTTGTCACTTCCAACGACGGCACGACCACGATGATGTCGGGCACGATTACGATCGTTGCGGATTCGCGTTTGAATCGTTTGATCGCGCAAGGCACCGCTAGCGACATCGACATCATCGAAGACTATTTAAAGATCATCGACAAGGACCAAAGCATCACGTCGATCGAAACCTACGGGACTTCGAACGTGATCGAGTTGGTCAATACCAAAGCGTCCGAGGTTGCCGAGGCGATTCGCGAAGCGTACGCCGGACGCATCATGAGCGACAAATCCAAAGGGGACGCCGGCGGTAGCGCCGCATCGGTAGCAGCACAACGTGCCGCCGAAGCAAAGCAGGCGGCGGCTGCCAAGAAAGGATTGAAGACGCCTGACAGCAAGCCCGAACGCGACCTCGAACCTAAAATGACCGTCGCCGTTCACGAGGCAAGCAATTCGCTGATTGTCACCGCGCCTCGCGACCTGTTTAACGAAGTCGAGAAACTTGCCAAACAGATTGACGCCCGTGGCGAACAGACGATCGAGGTCATCACGCCGATGAACAGCGAAGTCTTTGGCGAACTGTTGCACCAAGTCATTTTGGGCGAAGGCAATTCGCGCAGCAGTTCCTCACGCAGCCGAAGTTCTCGCTAG
- the alaS gene encoding alanine--tRNA ligase — MKTDELREKYLAFFESKGCVRKPSDVLVPTWDPSVLFTPAGMNQFKDHFLGKVKLDFTRATTCQKCLRTGDIDNVGRTAFHHTFFEMLGNFSFGDYFKEDAIRWAWEFLTDKKWLGIPGERLSVTVYKDDDEAFQFWNEKIGLPTSRISRMEEDENFWPASAPSEGPDGVCGPCSEIYYHLDDGSDVEIWNLVFTQFNRVGDPPDNLKPLPSKNIDTGMGLERTASVLQGVPTNFHIDNLFPIVQAASEVCGVKYEYESDNGRRLRRITDHARACAFAIHENVYPGPKDAKYVVKRLIRRAVLDGYQMDLREPFLYKLVDAVAESAKVPYPELSETTKRVADVIEAEEKAFFGTIDGGMKRIGQLFEQMREESAVMVPGEEAAELNTTYGVPPELLQTLSAEQNFTFDWAGYRDAMHEHSIKSGAGQKELFQTGPLETLKEALRETPFLGYDAIEATAVVKGIITGVGGKEDEGQLLSHLDRASDAELRLVLNHSPFYGESGGQVGDVGVIKCEKFEFQVIDTQRHAGLIVHHGKLTRGEIHEGDECTAIVDSAQREALCRAHSATHILHYALHKNVGDHAQQQGSKVEADRLRFDFTNQHAIDDDVLVQIERDVWNRIDAAEPIQWETVPLADARAAGAMMLFGEKYPDPVRMVSMGEFSKELCGGTHLTNTKQVQAFELVVEESVSAGTRRIEALTGERAEAHRVQTRELLEQVAKTLGCDPQDAVAGTKQLFAEVRQLKKELSAGKPVEHSEALVVKKAETPIDTNDYNSIRAAVRDITRQLNVSSDDVVTRLEALMADRTSLAKQLREVTAGGKLSADDLISGAENVGDSMLIVAETPGANPNVMRGWIDQIRKKSEKPTAVLLASVQGDKVLLVGGVSRELVDRGVKAGDWVGAAASVVGGGGGGRPDMAQAGGKDPEKLPEALEQAKVSMRKSLS, encoded by the coding sequence ATGAAAACCGACGAGCTACGCGAAAAATACCTTGCTTTTTTCGAGTCAAAAGGATGTGTCCGCAAACCGAGCGACGTATTGGTTCCGACTTGGGATCCGTCCGTTTTGTTCACGCCGGCGGGGATGAATCAGTTCAAAGACCACTTTCTGGGCAAGGTCAAGCTCGATTTCACTCGGGCGACGACCTGTCAAAAGTGTTTGCGGACCGGCGACATTGATAATGTCGGACGGACCGCGTTTCACCACACCTTTTTTGAAATGCTGGGCAATTTCAGCTTCGGCGACTATTTCAAAGAAGACGCCATCCGTTGGGCTTGGGAATTTTTAACCGATAAAAAGTGGCTCGGGATTCCTGGCGAGCGTCTTAGCGTGACCGTTTACAAGGACGATGACGAAGCATTCCAGTTTTGGAACGAAAAAATTGGACTGCCGACCTCACGCATTTCCCGCATGGAAGAGGACGAAAATTTTTGGCCTGCCTCGGCACCCAGCGAAGGTCCCGATGGAGTGTGCGGTCCGTGTAGCGAAATTTATTACCACCTCGATGACGGTAGTGATGTCGAGATCTGGAACCTCGTCTTCACTCAATTCAATCGCGTCGGCGATCCACCAGACAATTTGAAGCCGCTGCCGAGCAAAAACATCGATACCGGAATGGGGCTCGAGCGGACCGCCAGCGTGTTGCAGGGCGTGCCGACGAACTTTCATATCGACAATCTGTTCCCGATCGTCCAAGCGGCGTCGGAGGTTTGCGGCGTCAAATACGAGTACGAAAGCGACAACGGCCGTCGACTTCGCCGCATCACCGACCATGCTCGCGCCTGTGCATTCGCGATCCACGAAAACGTTTACCCTGGCCCCAAAGACGCCAAGTACGTTGTCAAACGCTTGATTCGCCGTGCGGTCTTGGACGGCTATCAAATGGACCTTCGCGAACCCTTCCTCTACAAATTGGTCGACGCGGTCGCCGAGAGTGCCAAGGTTCCGTATCCCGAGTTGAGCGAAACCACCAAGCGGGTTGCTGATGTCATCGAAGCCGAAGAGAAAGCGTTCTTCGGTACCATCGACGGCGGCATGAAGCGAATCGGGCAACTGTTCGAGCAAATGCGAGAAGAGTCCGCCGTGATGGTTCCTGGTGAGGAAGCGGCGGAACTGAACACGACCTATGGCGTGCCTCCAGAGTTGTTGCAGACGCTTAGCGCCGAGCAAAACTTTACCTTCGATTGGGCGGGCTATCGCGATGCGATGCACGAGCATTCGATCAAGAGTGGTGCGGGACAAAAAGAATTGTTCCAAACGGGCCCCTTAGAAACGTTAAAGGAAGCGCTTCGCGAAACCCCGTTTCTTGGTTACGACGCCATCGAAGCAACGGCCGTCGTCAAAGGCATCATCACCGGGGTGGGCGGCAAAGAGGACGAAGGTCAATTGCTGAGCCATCTTGATCGCGCCAGTGACGCTGAACTGCGTTTGGTACTGAATCACTCGCCGTTTTATGGCGAATCGGGTGGTCAGGTCGGCGACGTCGGGGTGATCAAGTGCGAGAAGTTCGAATTCCAAGTGATCGATACTCAGCGTCATGCAGGGTTGATCGTTCACCATGGAAAATTGACCCGTGGTGAAATTCACGAAGGCGATGAATGTACCGCGATCGTCGATTCGGCTCAGCGTGAAGCGCTTTGTCGTGCTCACTCGGCCACCCACATCTTGCACTATGCACTGCACAAAAACGTGGGCGATCACGCTCAACAACAAGGCAGCAAGGTGGAAGCGGACCGTTTGCGTTTTGACTTTACCAACCAACACGCGATCGATGACGACGTGCTCGTTCAAATCGAAAGGGACGTGTGGAATCGAATTGATGCGGCCGAGCCAATTCAGTGGGAAACCGTCCCGCTTGCCGATGCTCGTGCGGCCGGCGCGATGATGCTGTTCGGCGAAAAGTATCCCGATCCCGTACGCATGGTTTCAATGGGCGAATTCAGCAAAGAACTTTGTGGCGGTACTCACCTTACCAACACGAAGCAGGTTCAAGCGTTCGAGTTGGTTGTCGAAGAGAGCGTGTCGGCAGGTACTCGCCGCATCGAAGCGTTAACAGGCGAGCGGGCCGAAGCTCACCGCGTGCAGACGCGTGAACTGCTAGAGCAAGTTGCCAAAACGCTTGGTTGTGATCCACAAGATGCGGTTGCGGGAACGAAGCAACTGTTTGCCGAAGTGCGTCAGCTGAAGAAGGAACTTTCGGCTGGCAAGCCAGTCGAGCATTCCGAAGCATTGGTTGTCAAAAAGGCGGAAACGCCGATCGATACCAACGACTACAATTCGATTCGTGCTGCGGTTCGTGATATCACACGCCAATTAAATGTTTCCAGTGACGATGTCGTGACTCGACTCGAAGCCTTGATGGCGGACCGCACCAGTTTGGCAAAGCAGCTTCGCGAAGTCACCGCTGGCGGAAAGTTGTCTGCGGATGATCTGATTTCGGGAGCGGAAAACGTCGGCGATTCGATGTTGATTGTCGCCGAGACGCCCGGTGCGAACCCGAATGTGATGCGTGGCTGGATCGATCAGATTCGCAAGAAAAGCGAAAAACCAACCGCGGTGCTGTTGGCGTCGGTTCAAGGCGACAAGGTATTGTTGGTCGGTGGCGTCAGTCGTGAATTGGTCGATCGTGGTGTGAAGGCAGGCGATTGGGTCGGAGCAGCGGCAAGCGTGGTGGGCGGCGGCGGCGGTGGTCGACCGGACATGGCTCAAGCCGGTGGCAAGGATCCTGAAAAGCTGCCCGAAGCACTCGAGCAAGCCAAAGTCTCGATGCGAAAATCGCTGAGCTAA
- a CDS encoding 7-carboxy-7-deazaguanine synthase QueE has protein sequence MISPLRNSGFLQASPESTRGTLAETSKLRISETFVSRQGEGALTGTNSFFVRTSGCNLRCWFCDTPYASWRPEGDQVSIADIVQAIEDSGVRHVVLTGGEPLLPKESVLLCEMLRERGHHITIETAGTIARDVACDLMSISPKFRTSAPDASEHPRWSELHEQRRMPIATMQTLIEQSADYQVKFVVDGSRDLEELQEIVAQLGVPAEKVWVMPQGVSNAELDQAATWLRPWTAERGFQYCDRMQIRWYGNRRGT, from the coding sequence TTGATTTCTCCACTTCGTAATTCAGGATTTTTGCAGGCTTCACCGGAATCGACCAGGGGGACCTTGGCCGAAACGTCAAAGCTGCGCATTTCCGAGACCTTTGTCAGCCGCCAAGGCGAAGGTGCCTTGACCGGAACCAACAGTTTTTTCGTTCGTACCAGCGGCTGCAATCTGCGCTGCTGGTTCTGCGATACCCCGTATGCATCGTGGCGTCCCGAAGGGGATCAGGTGTCGATTGCGGACATCGTCCAAGCCATCGAGGATTCGGGCGTGCGTCACGTGGTGCTGACCGGCGGCGAACCACTGTTACCCAAAGAATCGGTGTTGTTGTGCGAGATGCTGCGAGAACGAGGCCACCATATCACGATCGAAACGGCAGGCACGATCGCTCGAGACGTTGCTTGCGATCTGATGTCGATCAGCCCCAAATTTCGCACCAGTGCCCCAGACGCCAGCGAACATCCGCGGTGGAGTGAACTGCACGAGCAGCGGCGGATGCCGATCGCCACGATGCAAACGTTGATCGAGCAATCGGCCGATTACCAAGTGAAATTCGTCGTCGATGGATCGCGAGATCTCGAAGAGCTACAAGAAATTGTCGCGCAGCTTGGCGTTCCCGCGGAAAAGGTTTGGGTGATGCCGCAAGGCGTCAGCAATGCGGAACTTGACCAAGCCGCGACGTGGTTGCGGCCTTGGACGGCCGAGCGAGGGTTCCAGTATTGCGACCGCATGCAAATTCGTTGGTACGGCAACCGCCGCGGCACGTAG
- a CDS encoding 5-formyltetrahydrofolate cyclo-ligase: MNQDALAEKKQQIRTAAHAARKALANKNVVSHQITDRVMQMDQYAAAQCVMWYVDIRDEVRTRHALPAAVASDKDIVIPYCVDGNLKLFLLESMDELEVGSYNIFEPRESLRNIESKKVDIAQIDLILVPGVGFDARGGRTGHGKGYYDKLLKNAKNETPFVGLAFECQMFDEIPMQSHDLFMDKVVTEKRVYDGIGRNGLGRQATA; the protein is encoded by the coding sequence ATGAACCAAGACGCATTGGCGGAAAAGAAGCAACAGATCCGCACAGCGGCCCACGCTGCTCGGAAGGCATTGGCCAATAAAAACGTGGTCAGCCATCAGATCACCGACCGCGTGATGCAAATGGACCAATACGCCGCCGCCCAATGTGTGATGTGGTACGTCGATATCCGAGACGAGGTACGGACACGGCACGCCTTGCCCGCCGCGGTGGCGAGCGACAAAGACATCGTGATCCCGTATTGCGTTGACGGCAACCTGAAGCTGTTCCTGCTCGAATCAATGGATGAGCTCGAAGTGGGCAGCTACAACATCTTTGAACCCCGTGAATCGCTGCGAAACATCGAGTCGAAAAAGGTCGACATTGCCCAAATCGATTTGATTCTGGTTCCCGGTGTCGGCTTTGACGCTCGCGGAGGGCGAACCGGGCACGGAAAAGGCTACTACGACAAACTGCTGAAAAACGCCAAAAACGAGACCCCATTTGTCGGGTTGGCGTTTGAGTGTCAGATGTTTGACGAGATTCCAATGCAGAGTCATGACCTATTTATGGACAAGGTGGTGACGGAGAAACGCGTCTACGACGGAATTGGCCGGAATGGCCTCGGTCGGCAAGCCACCGCGTGA
- the queF gene encoding preQ(1) synthase: MSDSNHFRELLEVFENPSPTRNFTIQHHCPEFTSVCPKTGQPDYGTIIFTYVPDTLCVELKSLKMYLQRFRNEGIFYEAVTNRIMDDFLAVVKPRQATVESRWTPRGGLNSNIIVQYPDVPLG; encoded by the coding sequence TTGAGCGACTCAAATCATTTTCGCGAGCTGTTGGAAGTTTTTGAAAACCCCAGCCCGACACGAAATTTTACGATCCAACACCATTGTCCCGAGTTTACTTCGGTTTGTCCCAAAACAGGGCAACCCGATTACGGAACGATCATCTTTACCTACGTGCCTGACACACTATGTGTCGAGCTGAAGAGTTTAAAGATGTATTTGCAGCGGTTTCGCAACGAAGGCATCTTCTACGAAGCCGTGACAAACCGAATCATGGACGACTTTCTCGCTGTCGTAAAGCCGCGGCAAGCGACGGTGGAAAGCCGCTGGACCCCCCGTGGTGGTTTGAACAGTAATATTATTGTTCAATACCCCGACGTTCCCCTCGGTTAA
- a CDS encoding rhamnulokinase family protein, with the protein MSSVPVHLAVDLGASSGRVIAGSLQNEQMQLAEVHRFANDPVTIQQSMHWNVHGLWADIQTGLRKATQQFDDIASVGVDTWGVDYVLVDDQDQMTGPVRHYRDPRTRGMMQRAWEIVPRQEIFEATGLQFMELNTLYQLVAARLAGEHSLPIADGFLMMGDFFHWLLSGKRSIEATNASTTQLLDPRTRQWSSELISRFQLPGKLFQDVLEPGSNLGVVQPSVAALTGLDNVPVIVPATHDTASAVIAVPVNDFASEKPNWCYISSGTWSLMGCELDRPKINQTCAKLNFTNEGGIQGSTRLLKNIGGLWIFQQIRKSLERREAAESWDVMVERALAAKPFELLINPDDEAFVAPTDMVDAIVSYAARTGQKTPESNGVLYRGALEGLALRYRVCLGMLETLVGNRIDVIHIVGGGSQNELLCQMTADACNLVVVAGPVEATAAGNIAVQMMGTGRLGSIVEARELIRTSFGTKQFDPQNPSGWDDAAEKFNSL; encoded by the coding sequence ATGAGTTCGGTTCCGGTCCATTTGGCTGTCGATTTAGGTGCTTCGAGCGGACGCGTGATCGCAGGGTCACTGCAAAATGAACAGATGCAGCTGGCCGAAGTCCACCGGTTTGCCAACGATCCGGTCACGATCCAACAATCGATGCATTGGAATGTCCACGGATTGTGGGCCGACATCCAAACCGGACTTCGCAAGGCGACGCAGCAGTTTGACGATATCGCCTCGGTCGGTGTCGATACTTGGGGCGTCGATTACGTCTTGGTCGACGACCAAGACCAGATGACCGGTCCGGTACGTCACTACCGAGACCCCCGCACGCGAGGGATGATGCAGCGTGCCTGGGAAATCGTTCCACGACAAGAAATTTTCGAGGCGACGGGACTGCAATTCATGGAGCTCAATACGCTGTACCAATTGGTCGCGGCTCGATTAGCCGGCGAGCATTCGCTGCCGATCGCCGACGGCTTTCTAATGATGGGCGATTTCTTTCACTGGTTGTTGTCCGGCAAACGCAGCATTGAAGCGACCAACGCGTCGACCACCCAATTGCTGGATCCCCGTACTCGCCAATGGTCCAGCGAGCTGATTTCTCGCTTTCAATTACCTGGCAAGCTGTTCCAAGACGTGCTGGAGCCCGGCAGCAACCTTGGGGTTGTCCAGCCTTCGGTCGCCGCATTGACCGGACTCGACAACGTCCCGGTGATTGTTCCGGCCACGCACGACACGGCGTCGGCCGTGATCGCCGTGCCCGTCAATGACTTTGCATCCGAAAAACCAAATTGGTGCTACATCAGCTCGGGCACATGGTCGCTAATGGGCTGCGAGCTGGATCGGCCAAAGATCAACCAAACCTGTGCCAAGCTGAACTTCACCAACGAAGGAGGCATTCAGGGCAGCACGCGGCTGCTGAAGAACATCGGAGGGTTGTGGATTTTCCAGCAGATCCGAAAATCGCTCGAGCGTCGCGAGGCAGCCGAGTCGTGGGACGTGATGGTCGAGCGTGCATTGGCCGCGAAACCATTTGAACTGCTAATCAATCCCGACGATGAGGCGTTTGTAGCCCCGACCGACATGGTCGACGCCATCGTTAGCTATGCCGCGAGGACGGGGCAAAAAACGCCTGAAAGCAATGGGGTGCTGTACCGTGGTGCCCTTGAGGGGCTGGCGCTTCGCTATCGCGTGTGCCTGGGTATGCTGGAAACCTTGGTGGGCAATCGAATTGATGTCATTCATATCGTCGGCGGTGGGTCGCAAAACGAATTGCTTTGCCAAATGACCGCGGACGCCTGCAATCTCGTCGTGGTGGCGGGCCCTGTCGAAGCGACCGCCGCAGGCAACATTGCGGTCCAAATGATGGGGACAGGGCGTCTTGGATCGATCGTCGAAGCTCGAGAATTGATCCGAACCAGCTTCGGCACCAAGCAATTCGATCCCCAAAATCCGTCTGGCTGGGATGACGCGGCAGAGAAATTTAATTCGCTGTAG
- a CDS encoding sugar phosphate isomerase/epimerase family protein, whose protein sequence is MTTPILLSGFADEAANEKLAVQQYSAFAALGLKYYSIRFIDAGEGIKNVMMLSDAEINHLVKMQSDYGLKVSSIGSPIGKVKLKDVDDGTSNKFVPFDQYMKEDVARACDRAEAFGAKLIRGFAFYHPKGTKPEEHIDQVSDQLSQIAEACDKRGLTFGLEVEANLVGQTGQLLEAIAAKVNHPAMLTIFDGANIVTQGFTPDETYGQYLAMKPSLGWVHIKDYHDPSPTARIDHVDEASLSNFVPADRGDSGHEAILRDMKDFLPELHKRMTSRGADGVFIDLEPHVKGGGQFGGFSGPDGFGVALRGLCRVLDYVGIPYGLRTFEDIKAS, encoded by the coding sequence ATGACGACTCCGATTTTGCTAAGCGGATTTGCTGACGAAGCCGCCAACGAAAAGCTTGCCGTACAACAGTACTCGGCATTCGCCGCGCTCGGATTGAAATACTATTCAATTCGGTTCATCGATGCCGGCGAAGGGATCAAGAATGTCATGATGCTCAGCGATGCCGAGATCAATCATCTCGTCAAAATGCAGAGTGATTATGGATTGAAAGTCAGCAGCATCGGTTCGCCGATCGGCAAGGTGAAACTAAAGGATGTCGACGATGGCACGTCGAACAAATTTGTCCCGTTTGATCAATACATGAAAGAGGACGTGGCTCGCGCGTGTGATCGTGCCGAAGCGTTCGGAGCCAAGTTGATTCGTGGTTTTGCGTTCTATCATCCCAAAGGAACCAAGCCCGAAGAACACATTGACCAGGTCTCTGATCAACTCTCGCAAATTGCCGAAGCATGCGACAAGCGTGGTTTGACGTTTGGTTTGGAAGTCGAAGCCAACCTGGTCGGTCAAACCGGTCAATTGCTCGAAGCGATCGCAGCAAAAGTCAATCATCCTGCGATGCTGACGATTTTTGATGGTGCCAATATCGTCACTCAAGGCTTCACGCCGGATGAAACCTACGGTCAATACTTGGCGATGAAGCCAAGTTTGGGTTGGGTTCATATCAAGGATTACCACGATCCGTCGCCGACCGCGCGGATCGATCATGTCGACGAAGCAAGTCTCAGCAACTTTGTCCCCGCCGACCGTGGTGACAGTGGTCACGAAGCGATCTTGCGTGACATGAAGGACTTTTTGCCCGAGTTACACAAGCGAATGACCTCGCGTGGCGCCGACGGCGTCTTCATCGATCTCGAACCCCACGTCAAAGGTGGCGGCCAGTTTGGTGGCTTTAGCGGTCCCGACGGATTTGGTGTCGCGTTGCGAGGCCTCTGCCGTGTACTCGACTACGTCGGAATCCCCTACGGATTGCGAACGTTCGAAGACATCAAAGCATCGTAG